Proteins encoded by one window of Drosophila melanogaster chromosome X:
- the CG12479 gene encoding uncharacterized protein, which produces MSTTPEDRLRENINRCLSDSLVKGVGGLVIGSVVTLLFFRRRIWPVWLGTGFGVGVAYRGCEKELNDVKFGQRK; this is translated from the coding sequence ATGTCGACTACTCCAGAGGATCGGCTGCGTGAGAACATCAATCGATGCCTCTCGGATTCCCTGGTGAAGGGAGTTGGTGGTCTGGTGATCGGATCCGTGGTCACCCTGCTCTTCTTCCGTAGGCGCATATGGCCCGTCTGGCTGGGCACTGGATtcggcgtgggcgtggcatatCGTGGCTGTGAAAAGGAGCTCAACGATGTAAAGTTTGGCCAACGAAAGTGA